A region of Campylobacter armoricus DNA encodes the following proteins:
- the fliD gene encoding flagellar filament capping protein FliD: MAIGSLGSLGIGSGVLTSDTLNKLKEAEMNAHLKLYNSQLETNTSRQKDLAELEAKLLAFQTAVNSLGDASQFNQKKVSPSVSGDSAAASLTVGSLSNLKNMKVVVDQLAQKDVYQSNGFKDKTATVMGSLGIEGQDGKASFTITQDGKDYKIDIDKSTTVTQLAEKINAATGGKVEAKIVNTGDKENPYRLVVQSAETGTKNNISFSGDEDLLKGMGWELDKNSISAGGLYGFRENGNNDKTQIKGTLSSKPNGSDKLLNSGDGKTSLTFVVKNGDTYDRYTIDIDENTTYDSLAEQISKKTNGKVNLELTDTGATFKTTNGAELGIFDGGYAVDEDGNVDKANYARDNKATNLLSEKFGITLDTNTPQGYNVKAGNENHIQKGMDAIFSVDGVKMTRPTNTITDIGPDITLELKQKGEISFNVTQDTEALSQSLENLAKSYNDLMLNITAATKYDPDAGTKGNFVGVSSIYNIKSEINNILLKTITVDGTITVGDSESSEGTKVSSKVSLSLADYGLTLSDGTLTFDSSKFNTKFNEDPEMAEKFFVGHNGFEDIDLVGDKVKLDEDIDFKDKNFKIIYNDETIDLSKTKNGDDFKITGNNATERAQSLVDHINSFGLEGLEASFEIVKQGSEEQIQFKIKGTSGSNLEIQGDKDFLKKFGLSPKTIYSQYKEESGTFGILKNTMKEMMSSEGSFGGYKASLNKEADYLNKVTEDTKKSIESRYDTMWAKWAAYDGIIAKLNSQANVITNMINAANNQKS, translated from the coding sequence ATGGCAATAGGTAGTTTAGGTAGTTTAGGAATAGGTTCAGGTGTTTTAACAAGTGATACATTAAACAAACTCAAAGAAGCAGAAATGAATGCTCATTTGAAGCTTTATAACTCGCAACTTGAAACTAATACTTCAAGACAAAAAGACTTAGCAGAGCTTGAGGCTAAGCTTTTAGCTTTCCAAACTGCTGTAAATAGCCTTGGTGATGCTTCACAATTTAATCAAAAAAAAGTTTCTCCTAGTGTAAGTGGAGATAGTGCAGCAGCAAGCTTAACCGTAGGTTCTTTATCTAATCTTAAAAACATGAAAGTTGTAGTAGATCAACTTGCCCAAAAAGATGTATATCAAAGCAATGGTTTTAAAGATAAAACCGCTACTGTTATGGGTAGTTTAGGTATAGAAGGACAAGATGGTAAAGCTTCTTTTACTATTACTCAAGATGGTAAAGATTATAAAATAGATATAGATAAAAGCACTACTGTAACACAACTTGCAGAAAAAATAAATGCTGCTACAGGTGGAAAAGTAGAAGCTAAAATAGTCAATACAGGAGATAAAGAAAATCCGTATCGCTTAGTGGTGCAAAGTGCTGAAACAGGAACCAAAAATAATATTTCTTTTTCAGGTGATGAAGACCTCTTAAAAGGTATGGGCTGGGAGCTTGATAAAAACAGCATTAGTGCAGGTGGTTTGTATGGTTTTAGAGAAAATGGAAATAATGATAAAACTCAAATCAAAGGAACGCTTTCATCCAAGCCAAATGGAAGTGATAAATTATTAAATTCAGGAGATGGCAAAACCTCCTTGACTTTTGTAGTTAAAAATGGTGATACTTATGATAGATATACCATAGATATTGATGAAAATACTACTTATGATAGCCTAGCTGAACAAATTAGCAAAAAAACCAATGGTAAAGTTAATTTAGAACTAACAGATACAGGAGCAACTTTCAAAACAACCAATGGAGCTGAGCTTGGTATTTTTGATGGAGGTTATGCTGTAGATGAAGATGGTAATGTTGATAAAGCAAATTACGCTAGAGATAACAAAGCTACAAATTTATTAAGTGAAAAATTTGGAATCACTTTAGATACTAATACTCCACAAGGCTATAATGTAAAAGCTGGTAATGAAAATCATATACAAAAGGGTATGGACGCTATCTTTAGTGTAGATGGTGTTAAAATGACTAGGCCAACTAATACTATCACAGATATTGGTCCTGATATTACTTTAGAACTTAAGCAAAAGGGTGAAATTAGTTTTAATGTTACTCAAGATACCGAAGCATTATCACAATCTTTAGAAAATTTAGCAAAATCTTACAATGATTTGATGCTAAATATCACTGCAGCTACAAAATATGATCCTGATGCAGGAACAAAAGGGAATTTTGTAGGTGTAAGTTCGATTTACAATATAAAATCAGAAATCAATAATATTTTACTTAAAACTATTACCGTAGATGGAACAATAACAGTAGGTGATAGCGAAAGCTCTGAAGGCACTAAAGTTTCTTCTAAAGTTAGTTTATCTTTAGCTGATTATGGTTTAACTTTATCAGATGGAACGCTAACTTTTGATTCTTCTAAATTTAATACCAAATTTAATGAAGATCCTGAAATGGCTGAAAAATTTTTCGTAGGACACAATGGATTTGAAGATATTGATTTAGTTGGAGATAAAGTTAAATTAGATGAAGATATTGATTTTAAGGATAAAAATTTCAAAATTATATATAATGATGAAACAATAGATTTAAGTAAAACAAAAAATGGCGATGATTTTAAAATAACAGGTAATAATGCTACCGAAAGAGCTCAAAGTTTAGTTGATCATATAAATAGTTTTGGATTAGAAGGTCTAGAAGCTAGTTTTGAAATAGTTAAACAAGGATCAGAAGAACAAATACAATTTAAAATCAAAGGAACATCAGGAAGCAATCTTGAAATTCAAGGAGATAAAGATTTTTTAAAAAAATTTGGTTTAAGTCCTAAAACTATATATTCACAATATAAAGAAGAAAGTGGAACTTTTGGAATATTAAAAAATACAATGAAAGAAATGATGAGTTCTGAGGGTTCATTTGGAGGATATAAAGCATCGTTAA
- a CDS encoding FlaG family protein, whose translation MDISNIQRDNKSLTHFNNTKNIERASLENTKQVNLNNQDENLNEKLKNATEKLNHQMETLETNVRFAYNDKINAMYVNVTEKDTGKLIRKIPSEEVMKLIEHFKGVIGTIFDKES comes from the coding sequence ATGGACATAAGTAATATTCAAAGAGATAACAAAAGCTTAACTCATTTTAACAATACTAAAAATATTGAGAGAGCTTCTCTTGAAAACACAAAACAAGTAAATTTAAACAATCAAGATGAGAATTTAAATGAAAAACTAAAAAACGCAACAGAAAAACTTAATCATCAAATGGAAACACTAGAAACAAATGTTCGCTTTGCATATAATGATAAAATAAATGCAATGTATGTTAATGTAACTGAAAAAGATACAGGTAAGCTCATACGAAAAATTCCTAGTGAGGAAGTCATGAAGCTAATAGAACATTTTAAAGGTGTAATTGGGACTATTTTCGATAAGGAGAGTTAA
- a CDS encoding menaquinone biosynthesis decarboxylase: MQKFINILKENNLLKVIDEPVDINLEMAHLAYIEVKKENSKALLFTNAVKNGKKYDYPVLLNTFCNEKALNLAFGKHYEEVAKEISSLLKMHIPQSFSAKLDFFKTLIGFKNIPPKRIRKDGEFTYKSLNSLYDIPILKTWEKDVAPFITMGQVYTQSFDGKQNNLGMYRLQVVDEKTLLMHWQIHKDASHFFHEYKKLNQKMPVSIAIGGEPLYIWCAQAPLPKGIFELLLYGFIKKKPAILAKCKSNDLYVPYNSDFVIEGFVDPNEFAPEGPFGDHTGFYTPVELCPVLRIEKIFAKKDAIYQATVVGKPPLEDKYMGLGTERIFLPLLQTSAPDLLDYNMPENGVFHNLILAKIETKYPAHAKQIMHTFWGVGQMSFVKHAIFVDENAPCLKNYDELIPYILNRFDEEKLLISEGICDQLDHASSTYCYGGKAGLDACGNEKKVELEILNDESLLQLLKEKEENILNLKQFYTQTFAPICVILIDKKEKISYVFEKLQIHKKHFRILVFLNQDAILENPYMLIWRVVNNIDAKRDIFIKKDCVCIDATNKGLLEDYHKDWPLMTNCSKNIIDKLISKKLLPNDKDFFKKFEIF, translated from the coding sequence ATGCAAAAATTTATCAATATTTTAAAAGAAAACAATTTACTAAAAGTTATTGATGAGCCAGTTGATATTAATCTTGAAATGGCTCATTTAGCTTATATAGAAGTAAAAAAAGAAAATTCTAAAGCCTTGCTTTTTACTAATGCGGTAAAAAATGGCAAAAAATACGATTACCCTGTGCTTTTAAACACTTTTTGTAATGAAAAAGCTTTAAATTTAGCTTTTGGAAAGCATTATGAAGAAGTAGCTAAAGAAATAAGTTCTTTACTTAAGATGCATATTCCGCAAAGCTTTAGTGCTAAGCTTGATTTTTTTAAAACCTTAATTGGATTTAAAAATATACCGCCAAAAAGAATTAGAAAAGATGGAGAATTTACCTATAAAAGTTTAAATTCTTTATATGACATACCTATTTTAAAAACATGGGAAAAAGATGTTGCACCTTTTATAACCATGGGGCAAGTTTATACTCAAAGCTTCGATGGAAAGCAAAATAACCTTGGAATGTATCGTTTGCAAGTAGTTGATGAGAAAACTTTGCTTATGCATTGGCAAATTCATAAAGATGCAAGTCATTTTTTCCACGAGTATAAAAAATTAAATCAAAAAATGCCAGTAAGTATAGCTATAGGTGGTGAACCTTTGTATATTTGGTGTGCTCAAGCACCTTTACCAAAAGGAATTTTTGAGCTTTTACTTTATGGTTTTATAAAGAAAAAACCTGCCATTTTAGCAAAATGTAAAAGTAATGATTTATATGTGCCTTATAATAGTGATTTTGTTATAGAAGGTTTTGTAGATCCAAATGAATTTGCACCAGAGGGTCCATTTGGAGATCATACAGGTTTTTATACACCAGTTGAACTTTGTCCTGTCTTAAGGATAGAAAAAATCTTTGCAAAAAAAGATGCTATTTATCAAGCCACAGTCGTGGGAAAACCACCTTTAGAAGATAAGTATATGGGACTTGGCACTGAAAGAATTTTTTTACCATTACTTCAAACAAGTGCCCCTGATTTACTTGATTATAATATGCCAGAAAATGGGGTTTTTCATAATTTAATCTTAGCAAAGATAGAAACAAAATATCCAGCACATGCAAAACAAATAATGCATACTTTTTGGGGAGTAGGGCAAATGAGTTTTGTTAAACATGCTATTTTTGTTGATGAAAATGCACCTTGCTTGAAAAACTATGATGAGCTTATACCTTATATACTAAATCGTTTTGATGAAGAAAAGCTACTAATTAGTGAAGGGATTTGTGATCAACTTGATCATGCATCAAGTACTTATTGTTATGGTGGTAAAGCAGGGCTTGACGCATGTGGAAATGAAAAAAAAGTCGAGCTTGAAATTTTAAATGATGAATCATTGCTTCAGCTTTTAAAAGAAAAAGAAGAAAATATTTTAAATTTAAAGCAATTTTATACTCAAACTTTTGCACCAATTTGTGTGATTTTAATTGATAAAAAGGAAAAAATTTCGTATGTTTTTGAAAAACTACAAATCCACAAAAAACATTTTAGAATTTTAGTTTTCTTAAATCAAGATGCTATCTTAGAAAATCCTTATATGCTAATTTGGCGTGTGGTAAATAATATTGATGCAAAAAGAGATATTTTTATAAAAAAAGATTGTGTTTGTATAGATGCTACCAATAAAGGTTTGCTAGAGGATTATCACAAAGATTGGCCTTTAATGACAAACTGCTCTAAGAATATTATAGATAAGCTTATCTCAAAAAAATTACTTCCAAATGATAAAGATTTTTTCAAAAAGTTTGAAATTTTTTAA